ACTCTACCAGTGCCCTCGGCACCTCACGCGCATCCGGTTCGCGGTCCAGGAACCGTCGGGAGCGCAGTCCCCAACGCCAGTACCCGGTTCCGCGCACGATCGTGATGTGCGGTTCCTCGTTCCGCTCGCGATCGAAAATCTTGATCTTCCAGCCTCGGCTTCTCCACGGCTCTGCAAGGTAGGCTGTGTACGCCACGGTTCCCTCCCCGCGACCTGCATCGCGGCGGGCTGATGTGAATATATGTCCTATTTGGCAGTATGTCAACACAAAGGACATATTGGCGGACGTGTCCCATCTCCGGACCGGTACTCAGGCCGGCGTTGCGGCCCTGTCCAGCGAGCGGTACTGGATGGCCTCGCCCACATGGGCAGTGGTGATCTCTCCCCCGCCGTCCAGGTCTGCGATGGTGCGGGCGATCTTCAGGACGCGGTGGTAAGCGCGCGCGGAAAGGCCCAACCGCGAGATGGCGGTGCGCAGCAGCGCGTCGCTTCCCTCGCCGATGCTGCAGAACTGCCGTAGCTCGCGCGCGCCCATGTGCGCGTTGGCGTGCATGTCGGGGCGGCTGCCGAACCGCGTTCGCTGGATCTCGCGTGCCTGCGTGACCCTCGCGCGGATCGCTTCCGACGTTTCCCCGATCCGCTGGTCGGCGAGTTCGCGGTAGCGGACGGCCGGCACTTCCACGTGCAGGTCGATGCGGTCCAGCAGCGGTCCCGAGACACGGCCCATGTACTTCTGCACGGCCAGGGGGCTGCAGGTGCATCGGCGCTGGCTGTCGCCATGAAATCCGCAGGGGCACGGGTTCATCGAAGCGACCATCATGAAACGCGAGGGATAGGTCAGGGAGATGGCGGCGCGGGAGATGGTGATGCGCGCGTCCTCCAGCGGCTGCCGGAGCTGCTCCAGGACGTTGCGGC
The Longimicrobium sp. DNA segment above includes these coding regions:
- a CDS encoding YifB family Mg chelatase-like AAA ATPase — encoded protein: GKTMLAQRIPSILPPLTFEEALETTKIHSVAGLLTGGKALLNVRPFRNPHTTISDAGLIGGGSNPRPGEASLAHNGVLFLDELPEFRRNVLEQLRQPLEDARITISRAAISLTYPSRFMMVASMNPCPCGFHGDSQRRCTCSPLAVQKYMGRVSGPLLDRIDLHVEVPAVRYRELADQRIGETSEAIRARVTQAREIQRTRFGSRPDMHANAHMGARELRQFCSIGEGSDALLRTAISRLGLSARAYHRVLKIARTIADLDGGGEITTAHVGEAIQYRSLDRAATPA